One region of Bacillus zhangzhouensis genomic DNA includes:
- a CDS encoding DUF1146 family protein, with translation MENVGQQAIVGIVIHLFFIAVTWWALLAVNIDPLIKKGKIVQARLLMMLITIAIASAVSNFFLDYLNFSRQIPYMF, from the coding sequence ATGGAAAACGTAGGACAACAAGCAATCGTGGGCATTGTGATCCACCTTTTTTTTATCGCGGTTACATGGTGGGCACTGCTTGCCGTAAATATTGATCCACTCATTAAAAAAGGGAAAATTGTTCAAGCAAGGTTGCTGATGATGCTCATTACCATTGCCATCGCATCTGCGGTCAGCAATTTCTTCCTTGATTACCTAAATTTCTCCAGACAAATTCCATATATGTTCTAA
- a CDS encoding F0F1 ATP synthase subunit epsilon, protein MKTVQVNIVTPDGPVYQADVEMVSVRAESGELGILAGHVPMVAPLKIGAVRLKHSGSTELVAVSGGFVEVRPEQVTILAQAAETSDKVDVERAKLAKQRAEEHLNHPNESDVHRAELALKRALNRLNVAGK, encoded by the coding sequence ATGAAGACCGTTCAAGTCAATATCGTTACTCCCGACGGCCCAGTGTATCAAGCGGATGTGGAAATGGTCAGTGTAAGAGCAGAAAGCGGTGAGCTTGGTATTTTAGCTGGCCACGTTCCAATGGTTGCTCCGCTAAAAATCGGTGCAGTTCGCTTAAAACATAGTGGATCAACTGAATTGGTTGCAGTAAGTGGCGGATTTGTTGAAGTCCGCCCTGAACAAGTAACTATTCTTGCTCAGGCCGCTGAAACATCAGATAAAGTTGATGTCGAGCGTGCTAAATTAGCGAAACAGCGTGCTGAAGAGCATTTGAACCACCCGAATGAAAGTGATGTACACCGGGCGGAACTCGCATTAAAACGGGCATTAAACCGTTTAAATGTAGCAGGGAAATAA